One part of the Corynebacterium sp. CNCTC7651 genome encodes these proteins:
- a CDS encoding GNAT family N-acetyltransferase produces the protein MATNDVVNEMAQAYEAWMPDRLREWYGPEERRVLATEEMRPQAEHVGSEEFGSEFRDLLTELGGPVVPDAVAWANRRVEFKDGNWCVCGIRFLGLDPKKPFVHVAATSVPPELGGLDTYAEELHREYAAFGPLAIRFDLPVDADAPADMDVDQWIIAGLVSELRERPRRPQQDRVRLTPAEPKKIAEYADEVLANVVKSNPDVNEWTEAATREQLERCAETGALRAVEVDGQRAGIIAAARDDAKGMRGFQVYEFLLDDHARGKGLAPAVMQLLCDELPAQPGDTLWGTIHAGNGPSIGNALAVGREKIAAYVWVARRGEL, from the coding sequence ATGGCAACGAATGACGTGGTGAATGAGATGGCGCAGGCGTACGAGGCGTGGATGCCGGACAGGCTGCGCGAGTGGTACGGGCCGGAGGAGCGGCGTGTACTGGCCACGGAAGAGATGCGGCCGCAGGCGGAGCACGTAGGCAGCGAGGAATTCGGATCCGAGTTCCGTGATCTGCTGACAGAGCTCGGTGGGCCAGTCGTACCGGACGCGGTGGCGTGGGCAAACCGGCGCGTGGAGTTCAAGGACGGAAACTGGTGCGTGTGCGGCATCCGCTTCCTCGGTTTGGATCCGAAGAAGCCGTTTGTGCACGTGGCTGCGACATCGGTGCCGCCGGAGCTCGGAGGTTTGGACACATACGCGGAGGAGCTGCATCGGGAGTACGCCGCATTCGGCCCGCTGGCGATCCGTTTTGACCTGCCGGTTGACGCGGACGCACCCGCGGATATGGATGTGGATCAGTGGATTATTGCCGGGTTGGTGTCGGAGTTGCGCGAGCGTCCCCGGCGCCCGCAGCAAGACCGGGTGCGTCTGACCCCGGCGGAGCCTAAGAAGATTGCGGAGTACGCGGACGAGGTGCTGGCGAACGTGGTCAAGAGCAATCCCGACGTCAACGAATGGACGGAGGCGGCGACCCGGGAGCAGCTGGAGCGCTGCGCGGAAACTGGCGCGCTGCGCGCGGTGGAGGTCGACGGTCAGCGTGCAGGCATCATCGCCGCGGCACGCGACGATGCGAAGGGTATGCGTGGGTTCCAGGTGTACGAGTTTCTGCTGGACGATCACGCTCGCGGGAAAGGCCTCGCCCCGGCGGTCATGCAGTTGCTGTGCGACGAATTGCCGGCCCAACCGGGAGACACGCTGTGGGGGACGATTCACGCGGGTAACGGGCCGTCGATAGGCAACGCCCTCGCTGTGGGCCGCGAGAAGATTGCGGCGTACGTGTGGGTAGCGCGGCGCGGCGAGCTGTAG
- the nadC gene encoding carboxylating nicotinate-nucleotide diphosphorylase: protein MLNPETTKALIRLGLDEDFAHGPDATTVATIDEDAQLTANFVPRKPGVVAGLEVIAWTMHEVSEDIQVTVQAADGDRVEPGDILATVSGPARDILSAERTALNLLTYASGIATQTYRWTEALAGTNARVRDSRKTLPGYRDLAKFAVRCGGGVNHRMSLGDQVLIKDNHVASVGSIAEAYRRTVEQFPDIPREVEVDDLAQLRAVLEFSPELVMLDNFSPELTREGVALRDELSPTTRLESSGGLTLDVARAYAETGVDFLAVGGLTHSVNILDIGLDAVD from the coding sequence ATGCTCAACCCCGAAACCACCAAGGCACTCATCCGCCTCGGCCTCGACGAGGACTTTGCCCACGGCCCGGACGCCACAACGGTTGCCACCATTGACGAAGATGCGCAGCTCACCGCCAATTTTGTACCACGCAAACCAGGTGTCGTCGCTGGGTTGGAGGTGATTGCGTGGACGATGCACGAGGTCTCAGAAGACATCCAAGTAACAGTCCAAGCAGCTGACGGTGATCGCGTGGAGCCGGGCGACATCCTCGCCACCGTCAGCGGCCCCGCCCGCGACATCCTGAGCGCAGAGCGCACGGCGCTGAACTTGCTCACCTACGCCAGTGGCATTGCCACTCAGACGTACCGCTGGACAGAGGCGCTTGCCGGCACCAACGCGCGGGTGCGCGATTCCCGCAAGACCCTGCCCGGCTACCGCGATCTTGCGAAGTTCGCCGTGCGCTGCGGCGGGGGCGTAAACCACCGCATGAGTTTGGGGGATCAGGTGTTGATCAAGGACAACCACGTGGCTTCCGTCGGCAGCATTGCAGAGGCGTACCGCCGTACCGTGGAGCAGTTCCCCGACATCCCCCGCGAGGTTGAGGTTGATGACTTAGCGCAGCTGCGGGCGGTGCTGGAGTTCTCCCCGGAACTCGTCATGCTGGACAACTTCTCGCCGGAGCTCACCCGCGAGGGCGTGGCGCTTCGCGACGAGCTCTCCCCCACCACCCGCCTAGAGTCCTCCGGCGGGCTCACCCTCGACGTGGCCCGCGCGTACGCGGAGACCGGTGTGGACTTCCTAGCCGTGGGCGGGCTCACCCACTCAGTCAACATCTTGGACATCGGCCTCGACGCCGTCGACTAG
- a CDS encoding GNAT family N-acetyltransferase, with protein sequence MSSEFFAAPSLANQWVRLEPIAPDHAPDLAQAVGDLHTLWYQDHVPTAGEMPGYIDRLLAEEDRVAWAIVAPDGRAVGVTTYLHLDSKNRNLEIGSTWVGAQHQGSSINPAAKLLLLTRAFEELGCLRVEIRTHYMNQQSRRAIEKLGAKLDGVLRRHKILASGLVRDTCVYSILDTEWPEVKTGLEARLSR encoded by the coding sequence ATGAGCAGCGAATTTTTTGCCGCCCCCTCATTAGCAAACCAGTGGGTGCGGTTGGAGCCGATCGCGCCGGACCACGCTCCAGATCTGGCCCAGGCGGTGGGAGACCTGCACACGCTGTGGTACCAGGACCACGTCCCCACCGCGGGAGAGATGCCCGGCTACATTGATCGCCTCCTCGCCGAGGAGGACCGAGTTGCATGGGCAATTGTTGCCCCAGACGGACGCGCCGTGGGCGTGACCACCTACTTGCACCTCGACTCGAAGAACCGAAATCTGGAGATCGGCTCGACCTGGGTTGGTGCCCAGCACCAGGGCTCGAGCATCAACCCGGCGGCGAAACTCCTCCTGCTCACCCGGGCCTTCGAAGAGCTCGGCTGTTTGCGCGTGGAGATTCGGACGCACTACATGAACCAGCAGTCCCGGCGCGCAATCGAGAAACTCGGAGCGAAGCTCGACGGTGTGCTGCGCCGACACAAAATCCTGGCCAGCGGCCTCGTGCGCGACACGTGCGTGTACTCGATCCTGGATACGGAGTGGCCCGAGGTGAAGACTGGGCTCGAGGCTCGTCTCTCCCGCTAG